A region of Streptomyces sp. NBC_01267 DNA encodes the following proteins:
- a CDS encoding dipeptidase: MGNHLTEALDLLAEYPVVDGHNDLPWALRENVRYDLDRMDIARDQTGHLHTDLHRLRKGGVGAQFWSVYVRTDLTGDEAVSATLEQIDVVAQLLDRYPGDLVRALTADAMESARSQGRIASLMGAEGGHSINNSLGTLRALHALGVRYMTLTHNDNIAWADSATDVVKAHGLTAFGHEVVREMNRTGMLVDLSHVAASTMRDALATSTAPVIFSHSSARAVCDHPRNIPDDVLAQLPANGGIAMATFVPKFILPEAVEWTARADENMRTHGLHHLNTTPAGMKVQRAFEEAHPRPVATPSTVADHLDHMREVAGVDHIGIGGDYDGTAFTPAGLEDVAGYPNLIGELIGRGWSKTDLAKLTWQNAVRVLRAAEDVARDLQSRRAPSNATLTELDG, from the coding sequence ATGGGCAATCACCTCACCGAAGCGCTTGATCTGCTCGCCGAGTACCCGGTCGTCGACGGTCACAACGACCTGCCGTGGGCGCTGCGCGAGAACGTCCGCTACGACCTCGACCGGATGGACATCGCCCGCGACCAGACGGGCCACCTCCACACCGACCTGCACCGGCTGCGCAAGGGCGGCGTCGGCGCGCAGTTCTGGTCGGTCTACGTCCGTACAGACCTGACGGGCGACGAAGCGGTCAGCGCGACGCTGGAACAGATCGACGTGGTCGCCCAGTTGCTCGACCGCTACCCCGGCGACCTGGTCCGCGCGCTGACCGCCGACGCCATGGAGTCGGCCAGGAGCCAGGGCCGCATCGCCTCGCTGATGGGCGCCGAGGGCGGCCACTCCATCAACAACTCGCTGGGCACGCTGCGCGCCCTGCACGCCCTGGGCGTGCGGTACATGACGCTGACCCACAACGACAACATCGCCTGGGCCGACTCGGCGACCGATGTCGTGAAGGCCCACGGGCTGACCGCCTTCGGCCACGAGGTCGTACGCGAGATGAACCGCACCGGCATGCTGGTGGACCTCTCGCACGTGGCGGCCTCGACGATGCGCGACGCGCTGGCGACCTCCACCGCGCCGGTGATCTTCTCGCACTCCTCGGCCCGCGCGGTCTGCGACCACCCCCGCAACATCCCGGACGACGTGCTGGCGCAGCTCCCGGCCAACGGCGGCATCGCGATGGCCACCTTCGTACCGAAGTTCATCCTCCCGGAGGCGGTCGAGTGGACCGCCCGCGCGGACGAGAACATGCGCACCCACGGTCTGCACCACCTGAACACCACGCCCGCGGGCATGAAGGTCCAGCGCGCCTTCGAGGAGGCGCACCCCCGCCCGGTGGCCACCCCCTCGACGGTCGCCGACCACCTCGACCACATGCGTGAGGTCGCGGGCGTCGACCACATCGGCATCGGCGGCGACTACGACGGCACGGCCTTCACCCCGGCGGGCCTGGAGGACGTGGCGGGCTACCCGAACCTGATCGGTGAGCTGATCGGGCGCGGCTGGTCGAAGACGGACCTGGCGAAGCTGACCTGGCAGAACGCGGTACGGGTGCTGCGGGCGGCCGAGGACGTGGCCCGCGACCTGCAGTCGAGGCGCGCCCCGTCGAACGCGACGCTGACCGAGCTGGACGGCTGA
- the purE gene encoding 5-(carboxyamino)imidazole ribonucleotide mutase: MTSPVVGIVMGSDSDWPVMEAAATVLEEFGVPYEVDVVSAHRMPREMITYGEQAAGRGLKAVVAGAGGAAHLPGMLASVTPLPVIGVPVPLKYLDGMDSLLSIVQMPAGVPVATVSVGGARNAGLLAVRILAASDPQLLVKMQEFQQELNDQATEKGKRLRAKVQGAGSFGFGK, encoded by the coding sequence ATGACCTCTCCTGTAGTAGGCATCGTCATGGGTTCGGACTCCGACTGGCCGGTCATGGAGGCGGCGGCCACCGTCCTGGAGGAGTTCGGCGTTCCGTACGAGGTCGACGTCGTGTCGGCGCACCGGATGCCCCGCGAGATGATCACGTACGGCGAGCAGGCGGCCGGGCGGGGCCTCAAGGCGGTCGTCGCGGGCGCCGGGGGCGCGGCCCATCTGCCGGGCATGCTCGCCTCGGTCACCCCGCTGCCGGTGATCGGCGTTCCCGTACCGCTGAAGTACCTCGACGGCATGGACTCCCTGCTCTCCATCGTCCAGATGCCGGCCGGTGTCCCGGTCGCGACGGTCTCGGTGGGCGGCGCCCGCAACGCCGGGCTGCTCGCGGTCCGCATCCTGGCCGCGTCCGACCCCCAACTCCTCGTGAAGATGCAGGAGTTCCAGCAGGAACTGAACGACCAGGCGACCGAGAAGGGCAAGCGGCTGCGGGCCAAGGTCCAGGGCGCGGGCTCCTTCGGATTCGGGAAGTAG
- a CDS encoding 5-(carboxyamino)imidazole ribonucleotide synthase, with product MTFPVVGMVGGGQLARMTHEAGIPLGIRFKLLSDTPQDSAAQVVSEVVVGDYRDLATLRAFARGCDVITFDHEHVPTEHLRALEADGIPVRPGPEALVHAQDKGVMREKLTEIGAPCPRHRIVSDPSDAMAFADEVGGLPVILKTVRGGYDGKGVWFVRSREDAEAPFKAGVPVLAEEKVDFVRELAANVVRSPHGQAVAYPVVESQQVDGVCDTVIAPAPGLDEDLAGEAQQLALRIAAELGVTGHLAVELFETRGPDGKPGILVNELAMRPHNSGHWTQDGAITSQFANHVRAVLDLPLGDPRPRARWTVMGNVLGGDYPDMYQAYLHCMARDPQLKIHMYGKDVKPGRKVGHVNTYGDDLDEVLERARHAAGYLRGTITE from the coding sequence GTGACGTTCCCCGTAGTCGGCATGGTCGGTGGCGGTCAGCTCGCCCGTATGACCCACGAGGCGGGCATCCCCCTCGGCATCAGATTCAAGCTGCTCAGTGACACCCCCCAGGACTCGGCGGCCCAGGTGGTGAGCGAAGTCGTCGTAGGCGACTACCGCGACCTGGCCACGCTGCGCGCCTTCGCGCGCGGCTGCGACGTGATCACTTTTGATCACGAGCATGTGCCGACCGAGCACCTGCGGGCCCTGGAGGCGGACGGCATCCCCGTCCGGCCGGGCCCCGAGGCGCTGGTGCACGCCCAGGACAAGGGGGTGATGCGCGAGAAGCTCACCGAGATCGGCGCGCCCTGCCCCCGCCACCGGATCGTCTCGGACCCGTCCGACGCGATGGCCTTCGCGGACGAGGTGGGCGGCCTCCCGGTCATCCTCAAGACCGTGCGCGGCGGCTACGACGGCAAGGGCGTCTGGTTCGTACGCTCCCGCGAGGACGCCGAGGCGCCCTTCAAGGCGGGCGTCCCGGTGCTGGCCGAGGAGAAGGTCGACTTCGTACGGGAGCTCGCGGCCAACGTCGTCCGCTCCCCGCACGGCCAGGCCGTGGCGTACCCGGTCGTGGAGTCCCAGCAGGTCGACGGCGTCTGCGACACCGTGATCGCCCCCGCGCCCGGCCTCGACGAGGACCTCGCGGGCGAAGCGCAGCAGCTCGCCCTGCGGATCGCCGCCGAGCTCGGAGTGACCGGCCATCTGGCGGTCGAGCTGTTCGAGACCCGGGGACCGGACGGCAAACCCGGCATCCTCGTCAACGAACTCGCGATGCGCCCGCACAACTCCGGCCACTGGACCCAGGACGGCGCGATCACCTCGCAGTTCGCCAACCACGTCCGGGCCGTCCTGGACCTGCCGCTCGGTGACCCGCGCCCGCGCGCCCGGTGGACGGTCATGGGCAACGTCCTCGGCGGCGACTACCCGGACATGTACCAGGCGTACCTGCACTGCATGGCCCGCGACCCGCAGCTCAAGATCCACATGTACGGCAAGGACGTGAAGCCGGGGCGCAAGGTCGGCCACGTCAACACCTACGGCGACGATCTCGACGAGGTGCTGGAGCGCGCCCGTCATGCCGCCGGATATCTGCGAGGGACGATCACCGAATGA
- a CDS encoding GtrA family protein, which produces MSDSGGVRTRVRRLWREVAKFGLVGALGLLVNMAAFNLLRHTTSLQVVRASLVATALAIVFNYIGFRYFTYRDREKSGRAREMTLFLLFSVVGAVIENGILYAATYGADWNSPLQSNFFKFFGIAVATLFRFWSYRTWVFRALPVRDGAPVAEPLAR; this is translated from the coding sequence ATGAGCGATTCCGGCGGCGTGCGGACGCGGGTGCGACGGCTCTGGCGGGAGGTCGCCAAGTTCGGCCTGGTGGGGGCTCTGGGCCTGCTGGTCAACATGGCGGCGTTCAACCTCCTGCGCCACACGACCTCCCTGCAGGTGGTCCGGGCCAGCCTGGTGGCCACCGCGCTCGCGATCGTCTTCAACTACATAGGCTTCCGGTACTTCACCTACCGGGACCGCGAGAAGAGCGGGCGGGCCAGGGAGATGACCCTGTTCCTGCTGTTCAGCGTGGTCGGCGCGGTCATCGAGAACGGGATCCTGTACGCGGCGACGTACGGCGCCGACTGGAACTCCCCGCTGCAGAGCAACTTCTTCAAATTCTTCGGCATCGCCGTCGCGACGCTCTTCCGCTTCTGGTCCTACCGCACCTGGGTGTTCCGGGCACTGCCCGTGCGGGACGGCGCTCCGGTCGCGGAGCCTCTCGCCCGCTGA
- a CDS encoding ATP-binding protein, translating into MRRRLINSTLAVVLVVIAVFGVSLVIVETRTINSSAQESVDSEALRLASIVESRLVGDERVTQAILRDQVAVDRYAVITIPGKQTIRLGTEPQGGVIRGKATGGHGEHVTVEEPASTVTREVGRTLLIIGAVALLAIVSAVLLAVRQANKLASPLTDLAETAERLGSGDPRPRHKRYAVPELDRVADVLDSSAERITRMLTAERRLAADASHQLRTPLTALSMRLEEITLTDDLDTVKEEATIALTQVERLTDVVERLLTNSRDPRTGSAVTFDLDDVVKQQLQEWRPAYRSAGRAIVQSGKRGLQAIGTPGAVAQVMAALIENSLMHGGGTVAVRTRVTGTQTVVEVTDEGPGVPPDLGARIFERTISGRNSTGIGLAVARDLAEADGGRLEMLQQHPPVFALFLSRVSKNPPPPAENPEPTIR; encoded by the coding sequence ATGCGCCGCCGACTCATCAACTCCACGCTCGCCGTCGTGCTCGTCGTGATCGCCGTCTTCGGTGTCTCGCTCGTCATCGTCGAGACGCGCACCATCAACAGCAGTGCCCAGGAGAGCGTGGACTCGGAGGCGCTGCGGCTGGCGAGCATCGTCGAGAGCCGGCTGGTCGGCGACGAACGGGTCACCCAGGCGATCCTGCGGGACCAGGTCGCCGTCGACCGCTACGCCGTGATCACCATCCCCGGCAAGCAGACCATCCGGCTCGGCACCGAGCCGCAGGGCGGCGTCATCCGCGGGAAGGCCACCGGCGGCCACGGCGAGCACGTCACCGTCGAGGAACCGGCCTCCACCGTCACCCGCGAGGTCGGCCGCACCCTGCTCATCATCGGCGCGGTGGCGCTGCTCGCGATCGTCTCGGCGGTACTCCTCGCCGTACGCCAGGCCAACAAGCTGGCCTCCCCGCTCACCGATCTCGCCGAGACCGCCGAGCGCCTCGGCTCCGGCGACCCGCGCCCCCGGCACAAGCGGTACGCGGTGCCCGAGCTGGACCGGGTCGCGGACGTGCTGGACTCGTCGGCCGAGCGGATCACCAGGATGCTCACCGCGGAACGGCGGCTGGCCGCCGACGCCTCGCACCAGCTCCGTACGCCACTGACCGCGCTCTCCATGCGCCTGGAGGAGATCACCCTCACCGACGACCTGGACACGGTGAAGGAGGAGGCGACCATCGCACTGACCCAGGTCGAGCGGCTGACGGACGTGGTGGAGCGGCTGCTGACCAACTCCCGTGACCCGCGCACCGGTTCTGCCGTCACCTTCGATCTCGACGACGTGGTGAAGCAGCAGCTCCAGGAGTGGCGTCCGGCGTACCGCAGCGCCGGGCGGGCGATCGTGCAGTCGGGCAAGCGCGGGTTGCAGGCCATCGGCACCCCGGGCGCGGTGGCCCAGGTGATGGCCGCACTGATCGAGAACTCGCTGATGCACGGCGGCGGGACCGTGGCGGTCCGCACCCGGGTCACCGGCACCCAGACGGTCGTCGAGGTGACGGACGAGGGGCCCGGCGTACCGCCCGACCTCGGGGCGCGGATCTTCGAGCGGACCATCAGCGGACGCAATTCCACCGGCATCGGGCTGGCCGTGGCGCGTGACCTTGCGGAGGCGGACGGCGGACGGCTGGAAATGCTCCAGCAGCACCCGCCGGTCTTCGCGCTCTTCCTCAGCCGGGTCTCCAAGAACCCGCCGCCGCCCGCGGAGAACCCCGAGCCGACGATCAGGTGA
- a CDS encoding response regulator transcription factor, with protein sequence MTRVLLAEDDASISEPLARALRREGYEVEVREDGPTALDAGLQGGVDLVVLDLGLPGMDGLEVARRLRAEGHTVPILVLTARADEVDTVVGLDAGADDYVTKPFRLAELLARVRALLRRGATETTPQPATHGVRIDVESHRAWMGDEELQLTAKEFDLLRVLVRDAGRVVTRDQLMREVWDTTWWSSTKTLDMHISWLRKKLGDDAANPRYIATVRGVGFRFEKS encoded by the coding sequence ATGACCCGTGTACTGCTCGCCGAGGACGACGCATCCATCTCGGAGCCACTGGCCCGCGCACTGCGTCGGGAGGGCTACGAGGTCGAGGTGCGGGAGGACGGACCCACCGCGCTCGACGCCGGCCTCCAGGGAGGTGTCGACCTGGTCGTGCTGGACCTGGGTCTGCCCGGAATGGACGGCCTGGAGGTGGCCAGGCGGCTGCGCGCCGAGGGCCACACCGTGCCGATCCTGGTGCTCACCGCCCGCGCCGACGAGGTCGACACGGTGGTCGGCCTGGACGCCGGTGCCGACGACTACGTCACCAAACCCTTCCGCCTCGCCGAACTGCTGGCCCGCGTACGGGCCCTGCTGCGGCGCGGCGCCACCGAGACCACCCCCCAGCCCGCCACCCACGGGGTGCGCATCGATGTCGAGTCGCACCGCGCCTGGATGGGGGACGAGGAACTCCAGCTCACGGCCAAGGAGTTCGACCTGCTGCGGGTCCTGGTCCGGGACGCGGGCCGGGTCGTCACCCGGGACCAGCTGATGCGTGAGGTCTGGGACACCACCTGGTGGTCGTCCACCAAGACGCTCGACATGCACATCTCCTGGCTGCGCAAGAAGCTCGGCGACGACGCGGCGAACCCGCGCTACATCGCCACCGTGCGCGGCGTCGGCTTCCGCTTCGAGAAGAGCTGA
- a CDS encoding peptide MFS transporter, translating into MASSLTKDPTGAPGAEKTFFGHPRGLATLFMTEMWERFSFYGMRALLPLYLVSNSGPHLSVATATAIYSIYLAMVYLLAMPGGWFGDRVWGPRKTVTIAASVIMVGHLTLALPSTGAFFAGLALVAFGSGLLKANISTMVGHLYKGPDDPRRDGGFTVFYMGINLGAFFAPLVIGTVGENVNWHFGFALAAVGMALGLVQFLVGTRHLSARSSVVPKPLSVQERNATLTKGLICLIVAAVFYGIVVFGGLFTEKWALYPITVLGLLIPIGVLVRIKRDKDLSGLEQKKMSGYIWFFVAAAVFWMIYDQGGSTLSLFGDSSTTNTLFGFHFPTSWYQSVNPVFIMALAPVVAWIWLALNRRGKEPSTVVKFASGLFLIGVSFFVFMLPLMSTTDGSKVSPMWLVAIYFIQTVGELCLSPVGLSVTTKMAPAKYASQMMGVWFLAVTAGDCFTSLMSLAGVNLDKSGMVGLEAAMAVVAAFAVWMYRGKVKELMGDVR; encoded by the coding sequence ATGGCGTCAAGCCTGACGAAGGACCCGACCGGCGCCCCCGGTGCGGAGAAGACCTTCTTCGGCCACCCCCGCGGCCTGGCAACACTCTTCATGACCGAGATGTGGGAGCGTTTCAGCTTCTACGGCATGAGGGCCCTGCTCCCCCTGTACCTCGTCTCCAACAGCGGTCCGCACCTGAGCGTGGCCACCGCCACGGCGATCTACTCGATCTACCTGGCGATGGTCTACCTGCTCGCGATGCCCGGCGGCTGGTTCGGCGACCGGGTCTGGGGCCCCCGTAAAACGGTCACGATCGCGGCCTCGGTGATCATGGTCGGGCATCTGACGCTCGCCCTGCCCAGCACCGGCGCGTTCTTCGCGGGCCTCGCCCTCGTCGCGTTCGGCTCGGGACTGCTGAAGGCCAACATCTCCACGATGGTCGGCCATCTCTACAAGGGTCCGGACGACCCCCGCCGGGACGGTGGCTTCACCGTCTTCTACATGGGCATCAACCTCGGCGCCTTCTTCGCGCCGCTGGTCATCGGCACCGTGGGCGAGAACGTCAACTGGCACTTCGGCTTCGCCCTGGCGGCCGTCGGCATGGCGCTGGGACTCGTCCAGTTCCTCGTCGGCACCCGCCACCTGAGCGCGCGCAGCAGCGTCGTCCCGAAGCCGCTGTCGGTCCAGGAGCGCAACGCCACCCTGACCAAGGGCCTGATCTGCCTGATCGTCGCCGCGGTGTTCTACGGCATCGTCGTCTTCGGCGGTCTCTTCACGGAGAAGTGGGCGCTCTACCCGATCACCGTGCTCGGCCTGCTCATCCCGATCGGTGTCCTGGTGCGCATCAAGCGCGACAAGGACCTGTCCGGCCTGGAGCAGAAGAAGATGTCCGGGTACATCTGGTTCTTCGTGGCCGCTGCCGTCTTCTGGATGATCTACGACCAGGGCGGCTCCACGCTGTCGCTCTTCGGCGACTCCTCCACCACGAACACCCTGTTCGGCTTCCACTTCCCGACGTCCTGGTACCAGTCGGTGAACCCGGTCTTCATCATGGCGCTGGCCCCGGTCGTCGCCTGGATCTGGCTGGCGCTCAACCGGAGGGGCAAGGAGCCGAGCACCGTCGTCAAGTTCGCGTCGGGTCTGTTCCTGATCGGGGTGTCGTTCTTCGTCTTCATGCTGCCGCTGATGTCGACCACCGACGGGTCGAAGGTCAGCCCGATGTGGCTGGTGGCGATCTACTTCATCCAGACCGTCGGTGAGCTCTGCCTCTCCCCGGTCGGGCTCTCCGTCACCACGAAGATGGCCCCGGCGAAGTACGCCAGCCAGATGATGGGCGTGTGGTTCCTCGCCGTCACGGCGGGCGACTGCTTCACCAGCCTGATGTCCCTGGCCGGCGTCAACCTCGACAAGTCGGGCATGGTCGGCCTCGAAGCCGCGATGGCGGTGGTCGCGGCCTTCGCGGTCTGGATGTACCGCGGCAAGGTGAAGGAACTCATGGGCGACGTCCGCTGA
- a CDS encoding COG1470 family protein — protein sequence MPTRIVRSAALTAAVLLCSALSALVPAHAAGPAAGDHAWTAAPASGGGSRPGEDGRPYFYLEGAAGTVLEDTLTLTNPGTKPVSVRLRGAEAYNTASGAFAIRGTDDSWITPAVRTVKLPARTRADVPFSVTVPATAAPGDHPAAIVASAGGRQAGVRVQLRVSGPTLSALTVEDVGVDKGRGLIRYTVVNRGNTALTPKLEVRADGLFGRVLHRAPHALPMEVLPGQRVRLTEKWPHPPALDSVRVRVTLTAGGGAHGTGTASAVFVPWAWVAGLAAVVALGAGAWFVRRRRPAEPERAPAAGSDSGDGADGADGNGDGADGADGNDETHVKNSEPATAGAAT from the coding sequence ATGCCGACGCGCATCGTCCGTTCCGCCGCGCTCACAGCCGCCGTGCTGCTGTGCTCGGCCCTGTCCGCACTCGTACCCGCCCACGCGGCGGGTCCCGCCGCGGGCGATCACGCCTGGACGGCGGCTCCCGCGTCCGGCGGCGGGAGCAGGCCCGGCGAGGACGGCCGCCCGTACTTCTACCTGGAGGGCGCGGCGGGAACGGTACTGGAGGACACCCTGACGCTGACCAACCCGGGCACGAAACCGGTGTCGGTACGGCTGCGCGGGGCCGAGGCGTACAACACGGCGTCCGGTGCCTTCGCGATCCGCGGTACGGACGACTCGTGGATCACCCCCGCCGTCCGTACGGTGAAACTCCCGGCGCGCACCCGGGCCGACGTCCCGTTCAGCGTCACCGTCCCCGCCACGGCCGCACCGGGCGATCACCCGGCCGCGATCGTGGCGTCGGCGGGCGGGCGCCAGGCCGGGGTACGGGTGCAACTGCGGGTCAGCGGGCCCACGCTGTCGGCGCTGACCGTCGAGGACGTCGGCGTCGACAAGGGCCGCGGGCTCATCCGCTACACCGTGGTGAACCGCGGCAACACCGCCCTCACCCCGAAGCTCGAAGTCCGCGCCGACGGCCTGTTCGGCCGTGTACTGCACCGGGCCCCGCACGCGCTGCCGATGGAAGTGCTGCCCGGCCAGCGTGTGCGGCTCACGGAGAAGTGGCCGCACCCACCGGCGCTGGACTCGGTACGGGTCCGGGTGACGCTGACGGCGGGAGGCGGCGCCCACGGCACCGGAACGGCCTCGGCGGTGTTCGTCCCCTGGGCGTGGGTGGCCGGTCTCGCGGCCGTCGTCGCACTGGGCGCCGGGGCGTGGTTCGTACGCCGGAGACGGCCTGCGGAACCGGAACGGGCGCCTGCCGCCGGGTCGGACAGCGGCGACGGAGCCGACGGGGCCGACGGAAATGGCGACGGAGCCGACGGGGCCGACGGAAATGACGAAACGCACGTGAAGAACAGCGAACCGGCTACGGCGGGAGCGGCAACGTGA
- a CDS encoding peptidase, whose translation MSYQKRTAFALAAAVAGSVVLMTAPAAHADVVDVNYQCKTPIGNKGAVSPIDIKGVKSGSGYTLSMSFQKGVSSSPVELGKGAMKPNALIQLGGAESGTVAVAGPANDAAIPANTPIKISTLTGTYTPKKSGKVTFTASTLTIKALGTTTTCTPSNSPKPSLELTVAGSGGGASGGTGGSSSSGGSSTSGGTSQSASGGDLPKTGPLDSTMALGTLGGTVLLTGAAGVLWLTRRGRPA comes from the coding sequence GTGTCGTACCAGAAGCGGACAGCGTTTGCGCTGGCGGCGGCGGTCGCGGGCTCGGTGGTGCTGATGACCGCACCGGCGGCCCACGCCGACGTCGTGGACGTCAACTACCAGTGCAAGACGCCGATCGGGAACAAAGGAGCCGTCTCGCCCATCGACATCAAGGGCGTCAAGAGCGGCAGCGGCTACACCCTCAGCATGTCCTTCCAGAAGGGCGTCTCCTCCAGCCCGGTGGAGCTGGGCAAGGGTGCCATGAAGCCCAACGCGCTCATCCAGCTGGGTGGGGCGGAGAGCGGCACGGTCGCGGTCGCGGGACCGGCCAACGACGCGGCCATTCCCGCCAACACCCCCATCAAGATCAGCACTCTGACGGGCACGTACACGCCCAAGAAGAGCGGCAAGGTCACCTTCACCGCCTCGACGCTCACCATCAAGGCGCTCGGGACGACGACCACCTGCACCCCGTCCAACAGTCCCAAGCCTTCCCTGGAACTGACGGTCGCGGGCTCGGGCGGCGGCGCGAGCGGCGGTACCGGCGGGAGCAGCAGTTCCGGCGGCAGCAGTACGAGCGGTGGCACCTCCCAGAGCGCGTCGGGCGGCGACCTGCCGAAGACCGGACCGCTGGACTCCACGATGGCGCTCGGCACGCTCGGCGGGACCGTCCTGCTGACCGGCGCCGCGGGTGTCCTCTGGCTGACCCGGCGGGGCCGGCCGGCCTGA
- a CDS encoding ATP-binding protein codes for MSTTRQQPPGDLGPERDSAGPASTVSADGRIRTLSLQSASGIVPLARDFTRQALYDWAWLPAASADRRAAAEDVLLVVSELVTNACLHAEGPEELRVSYGPKVLRLEVSDRGAGQPAPRSPHRAGRPGGHGMFIVERLCLDWGVVRTPGRPGKMVWAELAAPA; via the coding sequence ATGAGCACCACCCGGCAGCAGCCGCCGGGGGACCTCGGCCCCGAGCGCGACAGCGCCGGACCAGCCTCGACCGTGTCCGCCGACGGCCGCATCCGCACGCTCTCCTTGCAGAGCGCCAGCGGCATCGTTCCGCTGGCGCGCGATTTCACGCGGCAGGCGCTGTACGACTGGGCCTGGCTGCCCGCGGCGAGCGCCGACCGGCGTGCCGCGGCGGAGGACGTCCTGCTGGTCGTGTCCGAGCTGGTCACCAACGCGTGTCTGCATGCCGAGGGCCCCGAGGAGCTGCGCGTCTCGTACGGGCCGAAGGTGCTCCGCCTGGAGGTCAGCGACCGCGGCGCGGGCCAGCCCGCGCCGCGCAGCCCGCACCGGGCGGGCCGCCCCGGCGGGCACGGCATGTTCATCGTCGAGCGGCTCTGTCTGGACTGGGGAGTCGTCCGTACGCCGGGCAGGCCCGGCAAGATGGTCTGGGCGGAGCTGGCCGCGCCCGCCTGA
- a CDS encoding STAS domain-containing protein yields MDRGTVGSANRGRLQVGVRSEGRSEVVTPAGELDHHTAELLSEPLDRALERGRSRLVIDCSELEFCDSTGLNVLLGARLKAEAAGGGVHLAGMQPVVARVFEITGAEAVFTVHDCLEDALRD; encoded by the coding sequence ATGGACCGCGGGACGGTCGGCAGCGCGAACCGGGGCCGGCTTCAGGTCGGAGTCCGGTCCGAAGGCCGGAGCGAAGTCGTGACCCCGGCGGGTGAGCTGGATCACCACACCGCCGAATTGCTGAGCGAGCCGCTGGACAGGGCTCTGGAGCGGGGTCGGTCCCGGCTGGTCATCGACTGCTCGGAGCTGGAATTCTGCGACTCCACCGGCCTGAACGTGCTGCTGGGGGCCCGCCTCAAGGCGGAGGCCGCCGGGGGCGGGGTTCATCTGGCGGGGATGCAGCCGGTGGTGGCCAGAGTGTTCGAGATCACAGGCGCCGAGGCGGTCTTCACCGTGCACGATTGCCTGGAAGACGCACTGCGCGACTGA
- a CDS encoding RNA polymerase sigma factor SigF, giving the protein MEDAMSPRLDESHSDPSKFQTTQPNRIESGIEDLPEIPPYDEVGPLDARALSKTLFARLESLEEGTHDYAYVRNTLVELNLALVKFAASRFRSRSEPMEDIIQVGTIGLIKAIDRFELSRGVEFPTFAMPTIIGEIKRFFRDTSWSVRVPRRLQELRLDLAKAGDELAQKLDRAPTVAELAARLDLTREEVVEGMAASNAYTASSLDAQPEEDESEGALADRIGYEDHDLEGVEYIESLKPLIAGLPSRDRQILSLRFVANMTQSEIGEELGISQMHVSRLLSRTLVKLRKGLTLEQ; this is encoded by the coding sequence ATGGAGGACGCCATGTCACCCCGGCTCGACGAATCCCACAGTGATCCGTCGAAATTTCAGACTACCCAGCCCAACCGGATCGAGTCCGGAATCGAGGATCTTCCCGAGATTCCGCCGTACGACGAGGTGGGCCCGCTGGATGCCAGGGCCCTGTCGAAGACGCTCTTCGCGCGTCTCGAATCCCTCGAAGAGGGAACACACGATTACGCGTACGTACGCAACACACTCGTCGAACTGAACCTGGCTCTGGTCAAGTTCGCCGCCTCCCGCTTCCGCTCCCGCAGCGAACCGATGGAGGACATCATCCAGGTCGGCACCATCGGCCTGATCAAGGCGATCGACCGGTTCGAGCTCAGCAGGGGCGTCGAGTTCCCGACCTTCGCCATGCCGACCATCATCGGCGAGATCAAGCGCTTCTTCCGCGACACCTCCTGGTCGGTCCGGGTACCGCGCCGCCTCCAGGAGCTCCGTCTCGACCTCGCCAAGGCGGGCGACGAACTCGCACAGAAGCTGGACCGCGCCCCGACCGTGGCGGAACTCGCCGCGCGCCTCGACCTCACCAGGGAAGAGGTCGTCGAAGGGATGGCGGCGAGCAACGCGTACACCGCCAGTTCTCTCGACGCCCAGCCCGAGGAGGACGAGTCCGAGGGCGCGCTGGCGGACCGGATCGGCTACGAGGACCACGACCTCGAAGGCGTCGAGTACATCGAGTCGCTCAAGCCCCTCATCGCCGGACTGCCCTCGCGCGACCGGCAGATCCTCTCGCTGCGGTTCGTCGCCAACATGACGCAGTCGGAGATCGGCGAGGAACTGGGGATCTCACAGATGCATGTGTCGCGGCTGCTGTCGCGCACGCTGGTGAAGCTGCGCAAGGGGCTGACCCTGGAGCAGTGA